The nucleotide sequence TATGGGTTGGTCGCGATTCATGGGCCTCCAGAGGTTTTAAAGGCAAATGAAATATTTGAGGCTCTCGATTATCTCATCCAGAAAATTAAAGGAAAGCAAATATTTAGGGGCTTTTATCCTGACTCAAGAGAAAGGGAAGTCGAAGTTGTTACTCTTTTAAGTGGAATTTATGAGAGCAAGAGTATAGAGGATATAATATTAACAGCAAAACGGTATGCACAATCATTTATGAGAGCAAAAGAAGAAGCAAAACTGAAGAAGAGAGAACTTTTATCTGGTCTGCCCGATTTTGATGACCTATATCCTGGTGAGATACATGAGTGAAATACTAAAAGATTCAGTTGAGATTGCACTTGAGCTTGACGAAAAAGGAGTTTACTCTCATATAGCTCATGAAAGTGCAGAGGATATAATCAGGATAATATCTTCTCTTGACGCTGAAAGGGCTAAAAATAGAGGGGAAATTATATATTATCAAGACGATTGGGACGAGTTGATCAGACAGAGAATACAAAAAGGAAAGAGGCATACTGCTTTTGATTTCTATAATCCTGCTTTGTTAAATATTTGGGAATCCAAGATAGAATACCTAAAAAAAGTCAAAAATTCTGTAAAAGTAGCAATGCTGGGTGTTGTGAGTTTTTTGATGGCAACAGTAATTTTATCTCTATTTTCTGGCAGTCCATGGTTTTTAGTTGGGGTTAGTGTTCTTCCACTGTTGATGTTCCTCAGTTCATATAAAAAAGAGAGACTTGACTTTACGTATTACCAACTTACACAGTTCTTTATAGATGAACTTAGAGAGCTTATTATTAGACATCAGTTGGACAATACAAGATACAAGTTTAAAATATTCACATATGACTATTTTGGAGTCCTAACAAGAAAAATAGGTTCGAATATCTTTGCACTAGTCAAAATTGAGGATGATACGACTAATGTTGAATAAGAATTGTTAAATATTGTTTTAGATTCTAATAATAGTGGAAGTGAAAATATGGGAAGGGCACAAATATCATTGGAGTTTGTGCTGATATTTGGTATAATGCTTATCTTACTAGCTTACTCTGTTAACAATGTAACATTCACACAAAATTCTCAGACAGTTGGAACTCTTAAAGTTCAAGTTAGCTTGGAAGCTAAGAATTTTGCAAATTCGATTTCAGACACCATTTCTCAAGTTTATGCTCAAGGGCCAGGTTCAAAAGCAACAACCTATGTCACTTTGAAGTATCTCAATGATGAAAATTACCTGAAAAAATCATTTAATTTGAGTGGAAATCCTGAGATCTTCATAACTTATCTCAATGGAACTTATGTTGGGATTATTGATACAACTAATAATACCCTTGTGACATCAGGGATTGCAAAAAACACTTTTTGGAGCCAGTCTTTATATAGGACCAACCTTATGGTGAGCACAGGATTCACACCAAGTGGAACTGCTATTTATGATGGAAGCACAGTTAATGGCCTTTTAATTGTAAATCCAAGTCAGCTTCCTAAAAATCTTGTAATTGTTGTTGAATGGGTTCCAGGAAATGGAAACACTTGGACACTTGATATAACGACTGGTGAACTTAGAATAAAC is from Thermococcus paralvinellae and encodes:
- a CDS encoding class III signal peptide-containing protein translates to MLNIVLDSNNSGSENMGRAQISLEFVLIFGIMLILLAYSVNNVTFTQNSQTVGTLKVQVSLEAKNFANSISDTISQVYAQGPGSKATTYVTLKYLNDENYLKKSFNLSGNPEIFITYLNGTYVGIIDTTNNTLVTSGIAKNTFWSQSLYRTNLMVSTGFTPSGTAIYDGSTVNGLLIVNPSQLPKNLVIVVEWVPGNGNTWTLDITTGELRINIDPGG